A single genomic interval of Streptomyces sp. NBC_00663 harbors:
- a CDS encoding ArsR/SmtB family transcription factor, with protein MQAPLYQVKAEFFRMLGHPVRIRVLELLQHGPVSVRDLLADIEIEPSSLSQQLAVLRRSGIVVSMREGSTVRYALAGGDVAELLRAARRILTELLAGQNELLAELRQADAPAEPLRTSG; from the coding sequence ATGCAGGCCCCCCTCTACCAGGTCAAGGCGGAGTTCTTCCGCATGCTCGGCCACCCCGTGCGGATCAGGGTGCTGGAGCTCCTTCAGCACGGACCGGTGTCCGTACGGGACCTGCTCGCCGACATCGAGATCGAACCGTCCAGCCTGTCGCAGCAACTGGCGGTGCTGCGACGCTCCGGCATCGTCGTGTCCATGCGGGAAGGCTCCACCGTCCGCTACGCGCTCGCCGGCGGCGATGTCGCCGAACTGCTGCGCGCCGCCCGTCGGATCCTCACCGAGCTGCTCGCCGGCCAGAACGAGCTGCTCGCCGAACTCCGGCAGGCGGACGCCCCCGCCGAACCCCTGCGCACCAGCGGATGA